A single region of the Streptomyces sp. ITFR-16 genome encodes:
- a CDS encoding IclR family transcriptional regulator, with protein sequence MAKNIQSLERAAAMLRLLAGGERRLGLSDIASSLGLAKGTAHGILRTLQHEGFVEQDAASGRYQLGAELLRLGNSYLDVHELRARALVWTDDLARSSGESAHLGVLHQQGVLIVHHVFRPDDSRQVLEVGAMQPLHSTALGKVLCAYDPVAHTEVLEAERQSFTPRTVTDPDEFESLLDLIRARGWAADVEETWEGVAAVAAPVHDRRRMPVGAVAVTGAVERVCKDGELRPELVAAVRDCARAVSRDLGARRF encoded by the coding sequence ATGGCCAAGAACATCCAGTCGCTGGAGCGGGCGGCCGCGATGCTGCGTCTGCTGGCAGGCGGTGAGCGGCGGCTGGGACTGTCCGACATCGCCTCCTCACTGGGCCTGGCCAAGGGCACCGCACACGGCATCCTGCGCACGCTCCAGCACGAGGGCTTCGTCGAGCAGGACGCGGCGTCCGGCCGCTACCAGCTGGGCGCGGAGCTGCTGCGGCTCGGCAACAGCTACCTCGACGTCCACGAGCTGCGGGCCCGCGCCCTGGTCTGGACGGACGACCTGGCCCGCTCCAGCGGCGAGAGCGCCCATCTGGGCGTCCTGCACCAGCAGGGCGTCCTGATCGTGCACCACGTCTTCCGGCCCGACGACAGCCGGCAGGTCCTGGAGGTCGGGGCCATGCAGCCCCTGCACTCCACGGCGCTGGGCAAGGTGCTGTGCGCCTACGACCCGGTCGCCCACACGGAGGTCCTGGAGGCCGAGCGGCAGTCGTTCACGCCCCGCACCGTCACCGATCCGGATGAGTTCGAGTCGCTGCTCGACCTGATCCGGGCCCGGGGCTGGGCCGCCGACGTGGAGGAGACCTGGGAGGGGGTGGCCGCGGTGGCCGCCCCGGTCCACGACCGGCGCCGGATGCCGGTGGGAGCCGTCGCCGTCACCGGTGCGGTGGAACGGGTCTGCAAGGACGGCGAGCTGCGCCCCGAGCTGGTGGCGGCGGTGCGGGACTGCGCCCGGGCGGTCTCGCGGGATCTGGGCGCCAGGCGCTTCTGA
- a CDS encoding MIP/aquaporin family protein yields MSSSDIFIGETIGTAVLILLGGGVCAAVTLKHSKAQNAGWLAITFGWGFAVLTGAYLAGGVSGAHLNPAVTLGLAIEGGTKWSDVPLYLGSQLLGAMIGAVLVWLTYYGQFRAHLTDQEILTAHSGEEGMVDKAAAPKAGPVLGIFSTGPEIRNAVQNVVTEVIATVVLVLAILTQGLNNEGNGLGTLGALITALVVVGIGLSLGGPTGYAINPVRDLGPRIVHALLPLPNKGGSDWGYAWIPVVGPLIGGAIAGGLYNLAFA; encoded by the coding sequence GTGTCCAGCTCCGACATCTTCATCGGCGAGACCATCGGTACCGCCGTACTCATCCTGCTCGGCGGCGGTGTCTGTGCCGCCGTCACTCTCAAGCACTCGAAGGCACAGAACGCCGGCTGGCTCGCCATCACCTTCGGGTGGGGTTTCGCGGTGCTGACCGGCGCGTATCTGGCAGGTGGCGTATCCGGCGCGCATCTCAACCCGGCCGTCACTCTCGGCCTCGCGATCGAGGGCGGCACCAAGTGGAGCGACGTACCGCTCTACCTCGGCTCGCAGCTCCTCGGCGCGATGATCGGCGCGGTGCTGGTCTGGCTGACCTACTACGGGCAGTTCCGGGCGCACCTCACCGATCAGGAGATCCTGACCGCCCATTCGGGTGAAGAGGGCATGGTCGACAAGGCCGCGGCCCCCAAGGCCGGCCCCGTGCTCGGCATCTTCTCGACGGGTCCCGAGATCCGCAACGCCGTACAGAACGTCGTCACCGAGGTCATCGCCACCGTCGTACTGGTGCTGGCGATCCTCACCCAGGGCCTCAACAACGAGGGCAACGGACTCGGCACGCTCGGCGCGCTGATCACCGCCCTCGTCGTCGTGGGCATCGGCCTCTCGCTCGGCGGGCCGACGGGTTACGCGATCAACCCGGTTCGCGACCTCGGTCCGCGTATCGTGCACGCGCTGCTTCCGCTGCCGAACAAGGGCGGTTCCGACTGGGGTTACGCCTGGATCCCCGTCGTCGGCCCCCTCATCGGCGGCGCGATCGCGGGCGGGCTCTACAACCTCGCCTTCGCCTGA